In the genome of Drosophila subpulchrella strain 33 F10 #4 breed RU33 chromosome 2L, RU_Dsub_v1.1 Primary Assembly, whole genome shotgun sequence, one region contains:
- the LOC119546761 gene encoding cerebellar degeneration-related protein 2-like — MEESNRGMAGCENVSQFMLDDLQLAAELGKTLLERNKELETFIKDYKIKGDEQELEILHLRKHINAMTEVNDSRLKVYEQLEVGIQDLERANQRLNLEKNRDKKQIKSLTTNTEVLEARCEELNQLLSDARQSLSTERRKVDQLQQERYRMQHSAEGSVSSHSIQSLCKEQNLELSKLDVMAIANSTGLEDISFSNATMCERTAVKGEDNEELVKLLSEMEILKRDFLAEQQRCTELEEQLVTIIQDNQGLQSRLLENSGNEGTMSMHEEFSLLDDVRQGQMCSRCLRDINESNTNMDDQSSIAPTDEIYEDDDRSIQSENTSKCDNSAADYKERFQISEDLNLNGCDKPNPYRDLVEKYEALVEVKRTSNAAKNNFVSNSDGKTITELSQSKKTETIVNSSKESDLMLDATRKRTPTEFSESETTSSGFSDETSNKYTQTDERPSFFLCSISNGNDCKFSIYDDVSPIESHFRNRPEYRELFKEIFGVLKKAADNNEVDKLPSLHDDVQERLPLVPAKVPPVTPEREESPDDFIDDDTQSVVSSVISNQSIAMSECVTKLERKTAKKHIFEVRNQQNHSSHTQSTLLNSSSKETTVGEPNIKQIKENGQVLTPLKREPLEYLTVGVGIKKKNRRKHRNQCASGDRIELFNSREFTPRNSPLAMNNRGGQGSSKMCTDTLNAEFGRSNRRRNTPSSSNWNGSPMVIYNKNMNTPQTSRGRVIELNGVEFYHNTVSQDLHKLKKLDLSYAEVLRRADAGDHIPTKLHSQRQQHNGANIRKNHHQYRQK, encoded by the coding sequence ATGGAGGAATCCAATCGCGGTATGGCTGGTTGTGAAAACGTATCACAATTCATGCTCGATGACCTACAATTAGCTGCCGAACTGGGCAAAACCCTTCTAGAACGTAATAAGGAACTGGAAACCTTTATAAAGGATTATAAAATCAAGGGGGATGAACAGGAACTGGAGATATTGCACCTACGTAAGCATATAAATGCGATGACCGAGGTGAATGATTCACGGCTTAAGGTTTACGAGCAACTGGAAGTCGGTATTCAGGATCTGGAACGTGCCAATCAGCGACTTAATTTGGAAAAGAATCGGGATAAAAAGCAAATTAAATCGTTGACCACCAATACGGAGGTTTTGGAAGCCCGCTGTGAAGAACTGAATCAGTTGCTAAGCGATGCCCGGCAATCTTTAAGCACCGAACGGCGGAAGGTGGATCAATTGCAGCAGGAGCGATATAGAATGCAACATTCTGCAGAGGGTTCCGTTTCTAGCCATAGCATTCAGTCATTGTGCAAGGAACAGAATTTGGAGCTTTCAAAACTGGATGTTATGGCCATTGCGAACTCAACCGGACTGGAGGATATCTCTTTCAGTAATGCCACCATGTGCGAGAGGACTGCCGTTAAGGGTGAAGATAATGAGGAATTGGTAAAGCTTCTCAGCGAAATGGAGATCCTGAAGCGAGATTTCTTGGCTGAACAGCAGCGTTGCACTGAGCTGGAAGAACAGTTGGTGACCATTATCCAGGATAACCAGGGTCTGCAGAGTCGTCTTCTTGAAAACAGTGGCAATGAGGGAACCATGTCGATGCACGAAGAGTTCAGTCTTCTGGATGACGTAAGACAAGGCCAAATGTGTAGTCGCTGCCTGAGGGACATAAACGAGAGCAATACCAACATGGATGACCAATCCTCCATCGCTCCAACTGATGAAATCTACGAGGACGACGACCGAAGCATACAAAGCGAAAACACCTCAAAATGCGATAATAGTGCTGCGGACTACAAGGAACGTTTTCAAATTTCCGAAGATCTTAATCTTAACGGATGCGATAAACCAAATCCCTATCGAGACCTAGTCGAAAAATATGAAGCTTTGGTGGAAGTTAAGAGAACCTCAAATGCGGCCAAGAACAATTTTGTCAGCAACTCAGATGGCAAGACTATAACTGAATTAAGTCAAAGcaaaaaaaccgaaacaatTGTTAATAGCTCAAAAGAATCTGACCTTATGTTGGACGCCACTCGTAAGCGCACTCCAACTGAGTTTTCCGAATCTGAAACTACATCATCGGGATTCTCGGATGAAACTAGCAACAAATATACACAAACTGACGAGCGACCCAGCTTCTTCCTTTGCTCAATTAGTAACGGAAACGATTGCAAATTCAGTATTTATGACGATGTCAGTCCCATTGAATCTCATTTCCGGAATAGGCCCGAGTACAGGGAACTTTTCAAGGAGATCTTCGGAGTGCTCAAGAAAGCTGCTGATAATAACGAAGTAGACAAACTACCGTCCCTGCATGACGACGTACAGGAAAGATTACCCCTGGTGCCGGCCAAAGTACCACCGGTAACACCCGAAAGGGAGGAATCTCCAGATGACTTCATTGATGACGACACCCAGAGCGTCGTGTCCTCAGTTATATCTAATCAGTCCATAGCCATGTCCGAGTGCGTTACCAAATTGGAGCGAAAAACAGCCAAAAAACACATCTTCGAAGTCAGGAATCAACAGAACCACTCATCCCATACGCAATCTACCTTGTTAAATAGCTCTTCTAAGGAAACGACAGTCGGTGAACCGAATATTAAGCAGATTAAAGAAAATGGCCAGGTACTTACTCCACTTAAGCGGGAACCTCTCGAATATCTAACCGTAGGTGTCGGAATCAAAAAGAAGAACCGACGAAAGCACCGAAACCAATGCGCATCCGGAGATCGTATCGAATTGTTCAATTCGCGGGAGTTTACTCCCAGAAACAGTCCACTTGCCATGAACAACCGTGGTGGACAAGGCAGCTCAAAGATGTGTACGGATACACTGAATGCGGAATTCGGACGCAGTAATCGTCGAAGGAATACACCTTCCTCAAGCAATTGGAACGGTTCACCAATGGTGAtctataacaaaaatatgaatacTCCCCAGACTTCTCGTGGCCGTGTAATAGAGCTAAATGGCGTTGAATTTTATCATAATACGGTATCGCAAGATTTACACAAACTCAAAAAGCTAGATTTATCTTATGCTGAAGTACTTCGTCGCGCCGATGCCGGCGATCATATTCCCACAAAATTGCATTCCCAGCGACAACAACATAATGGAGCCAATATACGAAAGAATCATCATCAGTATCGTCAAAAGTAA
- the LOC119546762 gene encoding serine/threonine-protein kinase TBK1 — protein MSFLRGSVSYVWCTTSVLGKGATGSVFQGVNKITGESVAVKTFNPYSHMRPADVQMREFEALKKVNHENIVKLLAIEEDQEGRGKVIVMELCTGGSLFNILDDPENSYGLPEHEFLLVLEHLCAGMKHLRDNKLVHRDLKPGNIMKFISEDGQTIYKLTDFGAARELEDNQPFASLYGTEEYLHPDLYERAVLRKSIQRSFTANVDLWSIGVTLYHVATGNLPFRPFGGRKNRETMHQITTKKASGVISGTQLSENGPIEWSTTLPPHAHLSQGLKTLVTPLLAGLLEENREKTWSFDRFFHEVTLILRKRVIHVFFTNRTSSVEVFLEPDEQIDNFRERIFLQTEVPLEKQILLFNNEHLEKKVTPRTIAKAFPITTTEQPIFLYSNDDNNVQLPQQLDLPKFPVFPPNVSVENDASLAKSACSVGHECKRRVDIFTSMDILIKKGVEHFIEMLITTITLLLKKTESFDNLLSTVIDYADVVHSMARVTKGDQELKTLLTALDNVKSDFDGAADVISQMHKHFVTDDELNDQWNSSMHGKKCPCRTRASAQAKYLVERLRDSWQHLLRDRATRTLTYNDEQFHALEKIKVDHNGKRIKALLMDNVNPTVAQIAECLADWYKLAQTVYLKTQILEKDVRDCERKLNGIRDELYHVKSELKLDVDTKTINNNNQLAKIEERNRLRVMQQQQQEVMAVMRTNSEIISLLSKLGIANGGLENS, from the exons ATGTCCTTTCTGCGCGGCTCCGTGAGCTATGTGTGGTGCACCACCAGTGTCCTGGGCAAAGGAGCCACCGGTTCCGTTTTCCAG GGGGTCAATAAGATCACCGGCGAATCGGTGGCGGTTAAGACCTTTAATCCCTACAGTCACATGCGACCGGCGGATGTCCAGATGCGGGAGTTCGAGGCCCTAAAGAAGGTCAACCACGAGAACATAGTGAAGCTGCTGGCCATCGAGGAGGATCAAGAGGGTCGTGGCAAGGTGATCGTGATGGAGCTCTGCACCGGCGGCAGTCTCTTTAACATCCTAGACGATCCGGAAAACTCGTACGGACTGCCGGAACATGAGTTCTTACTGGTGCTGGAGCACCTCTGCGCCGGAATGAAGCATCTGCGGGACAACAAGCTAGTGCATCGCGATCTCAAGCCCGGAAATATCATGAAGTTTATCTCAGAGGACGGGCAGACCATCTACAAGTTAACAGACTTTGGTGCTGCCCGAGAACTGGAGGATAATCAGCCTTTTGCCTCGCTGTACGGAACCGAGGAGTACCTTCATCCCGATCTCTATGAGCGTGCTGTGCTGAGGAAGTCCATTCAGCGATCTTTCACCGCCAATGTAGACCTGTGGTCTATTGGGGTTACTTTGTACCACGTGGCCACTGGCAATCTGCCTTTTAGACCCTTTGGGGGAAGAAAGAACCGGGAGACCATGCACCAAATCACAACCAAGAAGGCTTCCGGGGTTATTTCCGGCACTCAGCTTTCCGAAAATGGACCCATAGAGTGGTCCACCACCCTGCCACCGCATGCACATCTTTCGCAGGGATTGAAAACCCTGGTGACTCCTCTCCTAGCTGGCCTTCTCGAGGAGAACAGGGAGAAAACCTGGTCTTTCGATCGGTTTTTCCATGAGGTGACGCTTATATTGCGCAAGCGCGTCATCCATGTGTTCTTTACCAATCGCACTAGTTCTGTGGAAGTATTCCTGGAGCCCGACGAGCAGATTGACAACTTCCGGGAGCGCATTTTCCTGCAGACCGAGGTGCCGCTGGAGAAGCAGATCCTACTGTTCAACAACGAGCATCTAGAAAAGAAGGTCACTCCACGAACCATAG CAAAAGCATTCCCTATTACCACCACAGAGCAGCCCATATTTCTGTACAGCAACGACGACAACAATGTTCAGCTGCCCCAACAATTGGATCTACCCAAGTTCCCCGTGTTTCCTCCCAATGTATCTGTGGAGAATGATGCCAGCTTGGCTAAATCCGCTTGCAGTGTTGGTCACGAATGCAAAAGACGCGTGGACATCTTCACTTCCATGGATATACTTATAAAGAAGGGAGTGGAGCACTTCATAGAGATGCTAATAACCACGATTACTCTTCTTTTGAA AAAAACCGAGAGTTTTGACAACTTGCTTTCCACGGTGATTGACTATGCAGATGTGGTGCACAGCATGGCCAGAGTG ACAAAGGGGGATCAGGAGTTGAAGACCCTGTTGACTGCCTTGGACAACGTGAAAAGCGACTTTGATGGCGCTGCCGATGTGATCTCACAAATGCACAAACATTTTGTCACAGATGATGAACTGAA CGACCAATGGAATTCTTCAATGCATGGAAAGAAGTGTCCTTGTAGGACCAGGGCCAGTGCCCAGGCCAAGTATCTTGTGGAAAGGCTGCGGGACTCCTGGCAGCATCTGCTGCGAGATCGTGCTACGCGTACGCTGACCTACAATGATGAGCAGTTCCATGCTTTGGAGAAGATCAAAGTGGATCACAATGGCAAGCGCATCAAGGCCTTGCTTATGGACAATGTAAATCCCACAGTGGCTCAGATCGCAGAGTGCCTGGCAGATTGGTACAAGTTGGCTCAGACTGTCTATCTTAAAACACAAATCCTGGAGAAGGACGTTCGTGATTGCGAGCGAAAATTAAATGGCATACGAGATGAACTGTACCACGTTAAATCGGAGCTAAAACTGGACGTGGACACAAAGACAATAAACAATAATAACCAGCTGGCCAAGATCGAGGAGCGGAATCGGTTGAGGgtgatgcagcagcagcaacaggaaGTGATGGCTGTTATGAGAACCAATAGCGAGATAATAAGTTTGCTTAGCAAACTGGGAATCGCAAATGGAGGTCTTGAGAACAGTTAG